In Dasania marina DSM 21967, one genomic interval encodes:
- the fdhD gene encoding formate dehydrogenase accessory sulfurtransferase FdhD — MPDSSDNNANDKTQTIRGAVTRPVTPWPELQQQDDWVIEEVPVALAYNGISHVVMMASPILLKEFALGFSFSEGIINSAADIYDCDIQQHTNGIEIKLEISQHCFSALKNRQRQLSGKTGCGICGLESLQMLERSFKPIHSELQFQHRSLQKAISSLKQKQPLQTLTGAVHAAAWCDPQGNILHIAEDVGRHNALDKLIGILLEQQIDSRLGFISISSRVSFEMAQKTIAIGAPLLVGASAATSLALSEADKYGLCVVGFARPGRQVVYSQLDRVVEG, encoded by the coding sequence ATGCCCGACTCTAGCGACAACAACGCCAACGATAAAACCCAGACTATCCGCGGCGCTGTTACTCGCCCAGTTACGCCATGGCCAGAGCTACAACAGCAAGACGACTGGGTGATAGAAGAAGTGCCCGTCGCCCTAGCCTACAACGGCATCTCCCATGTGGTGATGATGGCCTCGCCCATATTGCTCAAAGAATTTGCCCTAGGCTTTAGTTTTAGCGAAGGCATAATCAATAGCGCCGCGGATATTTACGACTGCGACATACAGCAACACACTAACGGCATAGAGATTAAGCTAGAGATTAGCCAACACTGCTTTAGCGCCTTAAAAAATCGGCAACGACAACTCAGTGGCAAAACCGGCTGCGGTATTTGCGGATTGGAATCACTGCAAATGCTAGAGCGCAGCTTTAAGCCCATACACAGCGAGCTACAGTTTCAACACCGCAGCTTACAAAAAGCCATTAGCAGCCTAAAACAAAAACAACCCCTGCAAACGCTCACCGGCGCCGTGCACGCCGCCGCCTGGTGCGACCCACAAGGCAACATACTACACATCGCGGAAGACGTAGGCCGCCACAACGCTTTAGACAAACTGATAGGTATTTTACTAGAGCAACAAATAGATAGCCGACTAGGTTTTATCAGCATCTCTAGCCGAGTCAGTTTTGAAATGGCGCAAAAAACCATCGCCATAGGTGCGCCTTTATTAGTCGGCGCTTCCGCCGCCACCTCGCTAGCTTTAAGCGAAGCCGATAAATATGGTTTGTGTGTGGTAGGTTTTGCTAGGCCCGGTAGGCAGGTGGTTTATAGCCAATTGGATAGAGTGGTTGAGGGTTGA
- a CDS encoding VOC family protein produces MLSHVMIGSNNIEKTKDFYNATLGVLGAGDPMEHVNDTGQTRLFYIHEDSTFCISEPINGEPVSIANGSTIGFACNSPEQVKEFHDVAVANGGTSVEESPGPREGTMGVMYLCYFLDPDGHKICGIYRPS; encoded by the coding sequence ATGCTGAGTCACGTAATGATTGGTTCAAACAATATTGAGAAAACAAAGGATTTTTACAATGCTACCCTTGGGGTTCTAGGTGCTGGAGATCCCATGGAGCACGTGAATGATACAGGGCAGACTCGCCTTTTCTACATTCATGAAGACTCTACCTTTTGCATAAGCGAACCGATTAATGGAGAGCCTGTCAGTATCGCTAATGGCTCCACGATTGGATTTGCCTGCAATTCTCCAGAGCAAGTGAAAGAGTTTCACGATGTTGCTGTAGCAAATGGTGGCACTAGCGTGGAAGAATCTCCAGGTCCACGTGAAGGCACGATGGGCGTTATGTACCTATGCTACTTTTTGGACCCAGACGGTCATAAGATATGCGGTATTTACCGACCAAGCTGA